Genomic segment of Raphanus sativus cultivar WK10039 unplaced genomic scaffold, ASM80110v3 Scaffold1549, whole genome shotgun sequence:
TAAATGTGATAAGAAGCCTCAGATTGTGTACCGGAATCACGAATGGCTCCAGTTAAGCATTTAACCGGTCCTCCATGCCCCTCCAGCACAGCTAAGCACGAATAATCCGTAGAAGAACATTTCCACAGCCTCACTGTCTTATCTGCAGAGCCACTACAGACTATATCTGAAACAACAGCAAGGCAAAGAACAGACTCCATGTGACCTCTCAGCACCCCAATAACAGCAATGTCTCCACCTTCGTCGTTTCTTTCCCACACCAATATTGATCCGTCAGATCCACCCGAATACAAAAGATTGTAACTGGTTAATGCCAACGCGTTAATACCCGAATCATGGTCTGACAATGTTGCAACCAAATAATgattcttccttttctttttctcctcaTCGAGGTTCTTCCTCCACACTTTAATTTTCCGGTCAGAAGATCCCGTGTATATATCTCCATTCTCGGACAGTTCAACAGCATTGATTGCATCGTCGTGGGCGTCTGTAATGGACTCTAGGCATTTAAAATCTGTGGTTCGCCAGATCTTGAGCGTCCGGTCCCATGAGACAGAATAAAGTAGTGTTCCATCTCTTGACAAGGCTAAACCGGAAACCGCGTTTACATGGTGAACCCAAGAGGCTTTCTTGTGCCTCCTTATTTGGACTTGGTTGTTAGGCATCAAACACTTTGCCAAACGGTCACTCATCGTTGGCATCGTTGCTATATGcatgtattttttattactaGCTTCTGCTCCTTCAACGACGTCGTTTATCTTCCAGACACGTATCTTCTGATCTTGATGTGCTGTGAAGAGTTTGTCAGCCAAGATTACCAAAGACTTCACTGCTCCTCCGTCTCCTCTTTCTCCTGTTATTACATCGCCGTTGCTTGTCGCTTCGGCTAATGTTTCCAACGTGCTTGCATTCCATAATCTTACAACTCCGTCGTTGGAGCCTGTGTAAAGTCTCTTTCCTGCAAGGGTTAGAGATGAAATGTAAGAGGATGTGTTACCAACAAGAGTAGCGATACATTGATGAAGTGCTTGCGAAATAGATATTTGATGATCTTCATGAGAccaatctccttcttcttgtgtTTCGTGGCATCGTATCATTGTTTCTTATgaattgaattttttaattgatttattaaACAACTTACCAAAGTTTGTAGAGCTTTTATAGAGAGGAAAAAAGGATTGGTGCATAGAAAGGATGCAGTTGGGGGAAAGTAGTCGTGGAAACAACAATTGGCTCCAAGACTTGGACTATTCTTAATACTTATCATTATCAATTTGGACGCTTTACAATTTTGAGCAAATCTGACCGAAAACGAAAAGAATAATGTGACCGGAGGATGAGTAGgatgcaatatatatatttta
This window contains:
- the LOC130504403 gene encoding protein JINGUBANG-like; the encoded protein is MIRCHETQEEGDWSHEDHQISISQALHQCIATLVGNTSSYISSLTLAGKRLYTGSNDGVVRLWNASTLETLAEATSNGDVITGERGDGGAVKSLVILADKLFTAHQDQKIRVWKINDVVEGAEASNKKYMHIATMPTMSDRLAKCLMPNNQVQIRRHKKASWVHHVNAVSGLALSRDGTLLYSVSWDRTLKIWRTTDFKCLESITDAHDDAINAVELSENGDIYTGSSDRKIKVWRKNLDEEKKKRKNHYLVATLSDHDSGINALALTSYNLLYSGGSDGSILVWERNDEGGDIAVIGVLRGHMESVLCLAVVSDIVCSGSADKTVRLWKCSSTDYSCLAVLEGHGGPVKCLTGAIRDSGTQSEASYHIYSGGLDSQVKVWQILVPTL